gcttgatctccgcatgtgtagctCCCACTGTGAAGCACGGAGGCGGTGTGATGGTACATgcaggtgacactgtcagtgatttatttagaattcaagccccacttaaccaacatggctaccacagcattctgcggcgatactccatcccatctggcttgcacttagggactatcatttgttttacaacaggacaatgacccaacacacctccatgctgtgtaagggctatttgaccaagaaggagagtaatgagtgctgtatcagatgacctggcttccacaatcatccgacctcaacccaattgagattgtttgggatgagttggatcacagagtgaaggaaaagtagccaacaagtgctcagcatatgtgggaactccttcaagaccgttggaaaagcattctaggtgaagatGGTTAAGAGaatgaaaagctgtcatcaaggctactttgaagaacctaaaatattttttagattatttaaaacacttttttttttttttcaatcctacatgattccatgtgttatttcatagttttgatgtcttctctattattctacaatgtagaaaatagtaaaatgaagaaaaacccttgaatgtgtaggtgtgtccaaacttttgactggtactgtgtcaGTTTGGTTAGAACATATACAAGGCAAGACTGACGCAAAATGTAGGACCTGAAGTTGATAACAAATTcagagatacactacatgaccaaaagtatgtgatcGTCAAacagctcattccaaaatcatgggcattggtCCTCCCttcgctgctataacagcctccactcttctgggaaggctttctactagtgGTTGGAACATCGCTGCGGGGACATGCAGCCACaagggcattagtgaggtcaggcactgattttgggtgattaggcctggctcacagtcagcttTTCATTTTATCCCAAAAGGTTTCGATGGGTTTATGTCAGGGCTCTATgcgggccagtcaagttcttccacaccgatctcgacaaaccattacattttttttacccccttttcgtggtatccaactgTTAGTTATTaccatcttgtctcatcgctacaactcccgtacgggctcgggagagacgaaggtcgaaagccatgcgtcctccgaaacacaacccaaccaagcgcgcatcctggcgaccttggttagcttggttagcccggcccgccacaggagtcgctggtgcgcgatgagacaaggatatccataccggccaaaccctctctaaCCCGGATGACAtcaggccaattgtgcgtcgccccacgaaCCATTTCACCAAGACAACATGAGAATAAAACGTATCAGTTAGTGTCCAGTCCAGCCGACCTCTGCTGGAACAGTTCTGACTCtggatgcgtcccaaatagcacccggctctggtcaaaagtagtgcactatttagggaatcgGGTTCCATTTATGACACAACCTTGGTCTCAGGCTGGCCTAGGTCTTGTTGATGTAGCCCTCCTTGATCAGGAAGTCGTAGATCTTGCGTGTCTTGTTGACGTCGATCTTGATGAGTGCCCGGGCCTGTGCCAGCCGTAGACCACCCTGCCGCCTGCACTCGTTCAGCAGGGCCTGCTTGTACTCCAGGTAGGCACCTGGCACCAGACGCACCACCTGGCACAGCTGCAGCCagccacaggagagagagagagcgagagacacgcCATGTTACATCAACAAAATGCCAGTCATGACTGCATCCCAAATACCACTGTATTCCCCATAGAGCAGCGCTCTCCAAGACGTTTTCTGCAGAGGtgctgtcctgtaggttttcgctacAACACCGGATTCTGATAATTAGCttgttgataagctgaatcaggttagttacaactggggttggagcaaaaacctgcaGGAGgacagctctccaggaacagagttggagcCCTGCTATAGAGTatactactttttaccagggcctacgaggaatagggtaccatttaggaCACACTCTCTGTTTAGCCCTTCATTTCCTGCCCTGGTGGGGCTGAGAGTCTTACAtccatagagatcctataattCATATGTAATGTAATGGATTCTGTGTGTACCTCTTTCTCCCTGTCGTTGAGCTTCTCTGTCCCTGGCAGGCCGGTCAGGTTGAGAGGAGGGGCGCTTCTCCTGCCTGTTGCTGTGGAACAATAACACTGTTTAACAGatctatataaaaaaaaaagactaTTCTCTTATTGTTATAAATGACAAACTGATGGGTTGACAAAATCAGTTTTGTGAGGAAAATAAAGACAAATATTTATGACAGGCAAATTAGTATAAATATAGCTGTGTGGAAATGACTGAGTACATAGATGTGTCCTACTTGTGCACTGGAGGTCACTGAATGACAACGGAAACAGGGAAGATAAAGCTAACAGACAAATAAGCATAACAGTCCTGTACGTTGACTGGATTTCTGGATGAGCATCTCTGAGAATACATTAATGTGACTGCACCTGGGACCATGACAAGAAGAGAGGTagcgggggaaggagaggaagggagggtaaGGAAGAGAATCCTTACCTGATGTGGTGATGACAACAGGAGTGATACCAGCATCACTGTTGAAAGAGAAGTGTCACTACaggcaatgcacacacacacttcactctcCGGGATCATTGGCCACAGAGAGAATTAATCACTAGCAGTACTAGCAgttctgtttttttcccccataaAGAATCATTATCAGAACACCCAAGAGCTGTGCTTAGGATAAACAAATTGACAAAAACAGCTCTACATAAAAAAATTTAATCAACAATCAAGCACTGCTTGTTGCAGTTAGAGCCAAACACACCGTAATAAACTGCAGAAGTGGGTGGTATCTCAGTTACAGCCAGGCACTAGTATCCCTGATTCAAatagtcaactaatcatcaagccattgattagtagaatcaggtgggCTAGTGTTGAACGTACAACCACATGGTCCAGAGGAATGGATTGTGAAACACTGGACAAAAGGGTAAGAGGACGGGGCTCACATGTCAGCCTGTTTGCTGAGCCACTGCTGGCAGGCCCGTCCGTCCTGAATGTACTGCAGCACATCAACTAGCATGGTCCTCTTCCTCCGCTCATCCTCCCGCACGTGCTTCACACGCTCATACACCTTGGCACCTGCAGGGggacacagaggagggagggggttactggtacagtCAGCCCTGGGTCCTGGCTGACACAAGGAAGTCACTAATGAGGCTCTGCCTGTCCCAAATGTAACCCTTTTCCTAcaaagtgcactatttttgaccagcgCTGTATGGGCTATGGTCAAAAGAAATGCACtagatagggagccatttgggacacagattctGAGGGGGACTGTCTggcagtagggggggggggggggggggggcagggttatATGGGTAGACTGGACTCACTGCAGAAagactggatgcctgctctcctGTACTCCTGCAGCCTGCCaatctctctcctcagctcaaaCTCCACTGAAAGACAAGGATGACATGAGGTCAGAAAGGCCTGTCCACTCACCTCACCGGTCTATActgcagacagggacagacaggtggagagagaaacTCTTTACCCCTCAGACCTGTGCCTACCGAGAGGTGAACATCAGATCAGAGTTGTAACCCAGGCAGGctctacctctactgctgctCTCTCTGACACAAAGGAGTAGTGCCATGCTATCCTGAAGCCCAAGCCCTTTAATCAGAACGAGATGTCTCAGCCCCAGACAGTCAtgtgacctccagcaggccagcCGCTGAGGTCTGCTGCTGCGTAAGGACAGGAGGTAATCTGATAGGCTCATTACCCCAGCGATGAACTTAGTGTTACCAAGTTTATTAAAGACAAGGGATTATAGGATGTGTGactgtggagggagaagggttggAAGAAACTGAATTCTGTAGGTGTGAACATCAAATGCCTACTGTGTGTGCGCATTATAATGTCATACTCACATGCATGACTCTCTATGAACTTGTCGTGTTCGATAGGGCCCACCACCCTGGCGAAACGTCTCATAGCATCATACAGATCCTGTACCTCCTTAGGGTAGCGATGCTCCAGGACTGTAAGATAAAAACACAATGGTCGCGAGACGTAGCTGTAATTGTAGAGCAGgactgcccaaccctcttcctggagatctaccgtccggTAGGTTCAGTCTAACACTACATACCCGACTCAGCCAGTTAAGGTCTTGGTGAGCAGCTAATAAGTAGAATGAGGTGGTACATTAGAGTTGGACTGTAAAcccagtagatctccaggaagagggtatGACAGCAGTGATCTGTAGCACATTCATTTTTGGTAGATTAGAGGCTTTTGAGGAACATCAGAGGAGAAAATGTCCAGACATTGCACATTGAGTGACCCCCTTGCGTCACTGAGATAACCTGCTGTGGCCATGAACGGTTTAAAAGATCCCCCGATGGGCatttgaacataacaagattcaacaactggagacaaactcaaaaagttccacagacatatgaCCAACATAAatggaatgtgtccctgaacaaggggggaGGGGGCGTCAAAATCAaaggtaacagtcagtatctggtgtggccacaagCTGCATTAAATCTCctaatggactgcaccagatttgccagttcttgctgtgagatgttaccccactcttccacaaaggcacctgcaatttcccggacatttctggggggggaacggccctagacctcaccctcggatccaacaggtcccagacgtgctcaatgggattgatatCCAGAACGAGCAGTGtcactggtggcattgtcatgctggagggtcatgtcaggaggagcctgcaggaagggtaccacatgagggaggaggatggcttccctgtaacacacagcgttgagattgcctgcaatgacaacaagctcagtccaatgatgctattacacaccgccccagacaatgacggaccttccacctccaaatcgatcccgctccagagtactggccttggtgtaacgctcattccttcgactataaacacgaatccgaccatcaccccaggtgagctaAAACCATgaatcgtcagtgaagagcactttttgccagtcctgtctggtccagcgacggtgggtttgtgcccataggcgatgttgttgccggtgatgtctggtgaggaccttccttacaacaggtctacaagccctcagtccagcctctcagcctattgcgaacagtctgagcactgatggagggattgtgcgttcctggtgtaactcgggcatggcatcctgtacctgtcccgcaggtgtgatgttcagatgtattgTTCCTGTGCAggagttacacgtggtctgccactgcgaggacgatcagctgtccatccggtctccctgtagcactgtcttaggcatctcacagtacaggcagacattgcaatttattgcccttaccacatctgcagtcctcatgtctccttaaagcatgcctaaggcacgttcacgcaaatgagcagggaccctgctTTTCAGAGTCAgttgaaaggcctctttagtgtcctaaattttcataactgaccttaattgccatctgtaagctgttagtgtcttaacgaccactccacaggtgcatgttcattaattgtttatggttcattgaacaagcatgggaaacattttttaaaccctttaca
Above is a window of Oncorhynchus kisutch isolate 150728-3 linkage group LG18, Okis_V2, whole genome shotgun sequence DNA encoding:
- the tada2a gene encoding transcriptional adapter 2-alpha isoform X3, giving the protein MTSDFPVLEPGWTAQEEMAVLEAVMDCGFGNWQDVAYQMRTKSKEECEAHYMKNFINNPLFSSTLLNLRQIEEARTADTAIPFKPTDDPPRPTFDSLLSRDMAGYMPARADFMEEFDNYAEWDLKDIDFVDDDSDLLHALKIAVVDIYHSRLRERGRRKKIIRDHGLINLRKFQILEHRYPKEVQDLYDAMRRFARVVGPIEHDKFIESHALEFELRREIGRLQEYRRAGIQSFCSAKVYERVKHVREDERRKRTMLVDVLQYIQDGRACQQWLSKQADIDAGITPVVITTSATGRRSAPPLNLTGLPGTEKLNDREKELCQVVRLVPGAYLEYKQALLNECRRQGGLRLAQARALIKIDVNKTRKIYDFLIKEGYINKT
- the tada2a gene encoding transcriptional adapter 2-alpha isoform X4; translated protein: MTSDFPVLEPGWTAQEEMAVLEAVMDCGFGNWQDVAYQMRTKSKEECEAHYMKNFINNPLFSSTLLNLRQIEEARTADTAIPFKPTDDPPRPTFDSLLSRDMAGYMPARADFMEEFDNYAEWDLKDIDFVDDDSDLLHALKIAVVDIYHSRLRERGRRKKIIRDHGLINLRKFQILEHRYPKEVQDLYDAMRRFARVVGPIEHDKFIESHACAKVYERVKHVREDERRKRTMLVDVLQYIQDGRACQQWLSKQADIDAGITPVVITTSATGRRSAPPLNLTGLPGTEKLNDREKELCQVVRLVPGAYLEYKQALLNECRRQGGLRLAQARALIKIDVNKTRKIYDFLIKEGYINKT